A section of the Streptomyces sp. SLBN-118 genome encodes:
- the heR gene encoding heliorhodopsin HeR: protein MEREDGTSVATGVTTERLTGLRRWNLGLTLLHLIQAVAIVLLAGSFSITVTASVPEGPPGTAAPAPKALFDVPIGWAVAAFLALAAADHLLTATVCRGTYERDLRRGINRFRWLEYALSATLMVLLIGFYAGITGLNAVIAVVGANVGMILFGWLEEVMNPPGRARTRMLPFWFGTLVGVTPWVSIAYNTVAAEVVPGFVYGIVLVQAALFFSFGLNQWLQYRGVGRWSDYAYGENAYLVLSLVAKSLLAWQIFAGSLAD from the coding sequence GTGGAGCGAGAGGACGGCACATCGGTGGCCACCGGTGTCACCACCGAGCGTCTCACCGGGCTCCGCAGGTGGAACCTGGGGCTCACGCTGCTGCACCTGATCCAGGCCGTGGCCATCGTCCTCCTCGCCGGAAGCTTCTCGATCACGGTGACCGCCTCCGTCCCCGAGGGACCACCGGGAACGGCAGCGCCCGCCCCGAAAGCATTGTTCGACGTGCCGATCGGCTGGGCCGTCGCCGCCTTCCTCGCCCTTGCGGCAGCAGACCACCTGCTGACGGCGACAGTGTGCCGCGGCACCTACGAACGCGACCTCAGACGCGGCATCAACCGTTTCCGGTGGCTGGAGTACGCGCTGAGCGCAACCCTGATGGTGCTCCTCATCGGCTTCTACGCGGGCATTACCGGCCTCAATGCCGTCATCGCCGTCGTCGGCGCCAACGTCGGGATGATCCTCTTCGGCTGGCTCGAGGAGGTGATGAACCCGCCGGGGCGGGCGAGGACCAGGATGCTGCCCTTCTGGTTCGGGACGCTGGTCGGCGTCACGCCGTGGGTCTCGATCGCATATAACACGGTCGCGGCGGAGGTCGTCCCCGGCTTCGTGTACGGAATCGTTCTCGTCCAGGCCGCTCTCTTCTTCAGCTTCGGTCTCAACCAGTGGCTCCAGTACCGCGGAGTCGGCCGGTGGTCCGACTACGCATATGGTGAAAATGCCTACCTGGTCCTCAGCCTCGTGGCGAAGTCACTCCTGGCGTGGCAGATCTTCGCCGGCTCGCTGGCTGACTGA
- a CDS encoding recombinase family protein: MLPRRTLVFLYARICEDPRDRRRIVNRQMSDLRTFVEENGWEVGGEYVENDVNAYSGEERPECDRLMADAIEAAREPGVRVLPMGVSDGRGSVSQRAGEDLPRQE, encoded by the coding sequence ATGCTCCCGCGCCGTACCCTCGTCTTCCTTTACGCGCGGATCTGCGAAGACCCGCGCGACCGTCGACGGATCGTCAATCGGCAGATGAGCGACCTACGGACGTTCGTCGAGGAGAACGGCTGGGAGGTCGGCGGCGAGTACGTCGAGAACGATGTGAACGCGTACTCGGGTGAGGAACGCCCCGAGTGCGACCGGTTGATGGCCGATGCCATCGAGGCCGCCCGCGAACCGGGTGTTCGCGTCTTGCCGATGGGGGTTTCGGACGGAAGAGGTTCAGTCAGCCAGCGAGCCGGCGAAGATCTGCCACGCCAGGAGTGA
- a CDS encoding TerD family protein: MTVNMTKGQAISLQKSDGGTLTAVRMGLGWQAAPRRGLFGSRTREIDLDASAVLFADKQPVDVVFFRHLVSDDGSVKHTGDNLVGGAGSGGDDEAILVDLQRVPVHIDQIVFTVNSFTGQTFQEVQNAFCRIVDETNGQELARYTLDGGGQYTAQIMAKVHRVGGGWQMTALGNPANGRTFQDLMPSILPHL, encoded by the coding sequence GTGACGGTCAATATGACCAAGGGTCAGGCCATCAGCCTGCAGAAGAGCGACGGGGGCACCCTCACCGCGGTGCGGATGGGGCTCGGCTGGCAGGCAGCGCCGCGCCGCGGTCTGTTCGGCTCGCGCACGCGCGAGATCGACCTGGACGCGTCGGCAGTGCTGTTCGCCGACAAGCAGCCGGTGGACGTGGTCTTCTTCCGCCATCTCGTGAGCGACGACGGCTCGGTCAAGCACACCGGCGACAACCTGGTCGGCGGGGCGGGCTCGGGCGGCGACGACGAGGCGATCCTCGTCGACCTGCAGCGGGTCCCGGTCCACATCGACCAGATCGTCTTCACGGTGAACTCCTTCACCGGCCAGACGTTCCAGGAGGTGCAGAACGCCTTCTGCCGCATCGTCGACGAGACCAACGGCCAGGAGCTCGCCCGCTACACGCTCGACGGCGGCGGCCAGTACACCGCGCAGATCATGGCGAAGGTGCACCGGGTCGGCGGCGGCTGGCAGATGACGGCTCTCGGCAACCCGGCCAACGGCCGTACCTTCCAGGACCTGATGCCGTCGATCCTGCCGCACCTGTAG
- a CDS encoding methylated-DNA--[protein]-cysteine S-methyltransferase, producing MKSFEWAVVNTNIGPLLLAATGEGLVSVVFHADPAVRDRALARLAERLAAEPAEDATGLLAEPIRQLEAYFDGGLREFDLPLDWSLSGGFNRQVLRELAKGVPYGTVVGYGDLAARVGEPGAAQAVGAAMGSNPLPVVVPCHRVVETDGGLGGFGGGLETKRKLLALEGVLPEPLF from the coding sequence ATGAAGAGCTTCGAGTGGGCCGTCGTGAACACGAACATCGGACCGCTGCTGCTCGCCGCGACCGGAGAGGGTCTGGTGAGCGTGGTCTTCCATGCGGACCCGGCGGTACGGGACAGAGCGCTCGCGCGGCTTGCGGAGCGGCTGGCCGCCGAGCCGGCCGAGGACGCGACGGGCCTGCTGGCCGAGCCGATACGTCAGCTCGAGGCGTATTTCGACGGCGGGCTGCGGGAGTTCGACCTGCCGCTGGACTGGTCGCTGTCCGGCGGCTTCAACCGGCAGGTACTGCGGGAGCTGGCCAAGGGCGTGCCCTACGGCACGGTCGTCGGGTACGGAGACCTGGCGGCCCGGGTGGGCGAGCCGGGCGCGGCGCAGGCGGTGGGCGCGGCGATGGGGTCCAATCCGCTGCCGGTCGTGGTGCCGTGCCACCGGGTGGTGGAAACGGACGGAGGGCTCGGCGGCTTCGGGGGTGGACTGGAGACCAAGCGGAAGCTGCTGGCGCTGGAGGGTGTACTTCCCGAGCCGCTGTTCTGA
- the uvrB gene encoding excinuclease ABC subunit UvrB, producing the protein MRPVSQIERTVAPFEVVSPYQPSGDQPTAIDDLERRVRAGEKDVVLLGATGTGKSATTAWMIERLQRPTLVMAPNKTLAAQLANEFRELLPNNAVEYFVSYYDYYQPEAYVPQSDTYIEKDSSINEEVERLRHSATNSLLTRRDVIVVASVSCIYGLGTPQEYVDRMVPLKVGDEIDRDQLLRRFVDIQYTRNDVAFARGTFRVRGDTIEIFPVYEELAVRIEMFGDEIEALSTLHPLTGEIISEDQSLYVFPASHYVAGPERMEKAINGIEKELEERLAELDKQGKLLESQRLRMRTTYDIEMLRQIGSCSGVENYSMHFDDRDPGTAPNTLLDYFPEDFLLVIDESHVTVPQIGAMYEGDASRKRTLVDHGFRLPSALDNRPLKWEEFQQRIGQTVYLSATPGTYELSRGKGFVEQIIRPTGLVDPEVVVKPTEGQIDDLVHEIRERAEKDERVLVTTLTKKMAEDLTDYFLELGIQVRYLHSDVDTLRRVELLRELRAGEYDVLVGINLLREGLDLPEVSLVAILDADKQGFLRSGTSLIQTIGRAARNVSGQVHMYADTITPAMAQAIDETNRRREKQVAYNTERGIDPQPLRKKINDIVATIAREEVDTEELLGTGYRQARAEKPGKGAKAPVPALGKSAARTGEVLTDRPAAELAGIIEEMTDRMRAAAADLQFEIAARLRDEVGELKKELRQMKEAGLA; encoded by the coding sequence ATGCGGCCCGTTTCCCAGATCGAACGCACGGTGGCGCCCTTCGAGGTCGTCAGTCCCTACCAGCCCAGCGGCGACCAGCCGACGGCCATCGACGACCTGGAGCGGCGTGTCCGCGCAGGTGAAAAGGATGTCGTCCTCCTCGGCGCGACCGGCACCGGAAAGTCGGCGACCACCGCCTGGATGATCGAGAGGCTTCAGCGCCCCACCCTGGTCATGGCGCCCAACAAGACACTGGCCGCCCAGCTGGCGAACGAGTTCCGCGAGCTCCTGCCGAACAACGCGGTGGAGTACTTCGTCTCGTACTACGACTACTACCAGCCCGAGGCGTACGTCCCGCAGTCGGACACCTACATCGAGAAGGACTCCTCGATCAACGAGGAGGTCGAGCGGCTGCGCCACTCCGCGACGAACTCCCTGCTCACCCGGCGCGACGTGATCGTGGTCGCCTCCGTCTCCTGCATCTACGGCCTGGGCACCCCGCAGGAGTACGTCGACCGGATGGTGCCGCTCAAGGTCGGCGACGAGATCGACCGCGATCAGCTGCTGCGCCGCTTCGTCGACATCCAGTACACGCGCAACGACGTGGCGTTCGCGCGCGGCACCTTCCGGGTCCGTGGCGACACCATCGAGATCTTCCCGGTCTACGAGGAGCTCGCCGTCCGCATCGAGATGTTCGGCGACGAGATCGAGGCGCTCTCCACCCTCCACCCGCTCACCGGCGAGATCATCAGCGAGGACCAGTCGCTGTACGTCTTCCCGGCCAGCCACTACGTGGCGGGCCCGGAGCGCATGGAGAAGGCGATCAACGGCATCGAGAAGGAGCTCGAGGAGCGCCTCGCCGAGCTGGACAAGCAGGGCAAACTGCTGGAGTCCCAGAGGCTGCGGATGCGCACCACGTACGACATCGAGATGCTGCGCCAGATCGGCTCCTGCTCAGGAGTCGAGAACTACTCGATGCACTTCGACGACCGCGATCCCGGCACCGCGCCCAACACCCTCCTCGACTACTTCCCCGAGGACTTCCTGCTCGTCATCGACGAGTCGCATGTGACAGTGCCCCAGATCGGTGCGATGTACGAGGGCGACGCCTCCCGCAAGCGCACGCTCGTCGACCACGGCTTCCGGCTGCCCTCCGCGCTCGACAACCGACCGCTGAAGTGGGAGGAGTTCCAGCAGCGGATCGGCCAGACCGTCTACCTCTCCGCCACCCCCGGCACCTACGAACTCTCCCGCGGCAAGGGCTTCGTCGAGCAGATCATCCGCCCCACGGGCCTGGTCGACCCCGAGGTCGTCGTCAAGCCCACCGAGGGCCAGATCGACGACCTGGTGCACGAGATCCGCGAGCGGGCCGAGAAGGACGAGCGCGTCCTGGTCACCACGCTCACCAAGAAGATGGCCGAGGACCTCACCGACTACTTCCTCGAACTGGGCATCCAGGTCAGATATCTGCACAGCGACGTCGACACCCTGCGCCGCGTCGAGCTGCTGCGCGAACTGCGCGCCGGTGAGTACGACGTCCTGGTCGGCATCAACCTGCTGCGTGAGGGCCTCGACCTTCCCGAAGTGTCCCTGGTGGCGATCCTCGACGCCGACAAGCAGGGCTTCCTGCGCTCCGGCACCTCGCTGATCCAGACCATCGGGCGTGCGGCGCGCAATGTCTCCGGCCAGGTCCACATGTACGCGGACACCATCACCCCGGCGATGGCGCAGGCGATCGACGAGACCAACCGCCGCCGGGAGAAGCAGGTCGCGTACAACACCGAGCGCGGCATCGACCCGCAGCCCCTCCGCAAGAAGATCAACGACATCGTCGCGACCATCGCCCGCGAGGAGGTCGACACCGAGGAACTGCTCGGCACCGGCTACCGGCAGGCGAGGGCCGAGAAGCCCGGCAAGGGCGCCAAGGCCCCCGTTCCCGCACTCGGCAAGAGCGCGGCCAGGACGGGCGAGGTGCTCACCGACCGCCCGGCTGCCGAACTGGCCGGGATCATCGAGGAGATGACCGACCGGATGCGGGCGGCCGCCGCCGACCTGCAGTTCGAGATCGCCGCCCGGCTCCGCGACGAGGTGGGAGAGCTGAAGAAGGAGCTGCGCCAGATGAAGGAGGCGGGGCTCGCCTGA
- a CDS encoding MFS transporter, with translation MTALDKTAAPAPVTADDLPALRRRITAVLIASQILGGLGVATGIALATVLAQQVSGTEALSGLAPTATVAGTALLSMPLAALMTARGRRPGLVLAYVLGALGAGVVVLAAVADNFPLLLLGMAVFGAGSSANLQARFAAADLAEPERRGRAISNVVWATTIGAVLGPNIAAPAGRSVSGLGIPAAAGPFVWAAGVFLASAVLVLVLLRPDPLLTARALAPADRSPEGRSLRAGMRAVRESPMAQLALVTVAASHTAMVSIMSMTPVALSHHGAGIELIGLVISGHIAGMYAFSPVMGWLADRIGRLAVIGLAAGLISLAALLAGTAGASHGQTAAGLFVLGLGWSAGLVSGSTLLTDSVPQPARAAVQGLSDLTMNTSAGIGGAAAGLIVAQASYGWLNVVGACLLLPMAALAVRRALR, from the coding sequence GTGACGGCGCTCGACAAGACCGCGGCCCCCGCACCGGTGACGGCGGACGACCTGCCCGCACTGCGACGGCGTATCACCGCCGTGCTCATAGCCAGCCAGATTCTGGGCGGGCTCGGCGTCGCGACCGGCATCGCTCTGGCCACGGTGCTGGCGCAGCAGGTGAGCGGCACCGAGGCGCTGTCCGGTCTCGCGCCGACGGCGACCGTGGCCGGGACCGCGCTGCTGTCCATGCCGCTGGCCGCGCTGATGACGGCCCGCGGGCGCCGGCCGGGGCTGGTACTGGCGTATGTGCTGGGCGCGTTGGGCGCGGGCGTGGTCGTGCTGGCCGCTGTCGCCGACAACTTTCCGCTGCTGCTCCTCGGCATGGCCGTCTTCGGCGCCGGTTCGTCGGCGAATCTTCAGGCGCGCTTCGCCGCCGCCGACCTGGCCGAGCCCGAGCGGCGTGGCCGGGCCATCTCCAACGTCGTGTGGGCGACCACGATCGGCGCGGTGCTCGGCCCCAATATCGCCGCGCCCGCGGGCCGCAGCGTCTCCGGGCTCGGCATACCGGCTGCCGCGGGCCCCTTCGTCTGGGCGGCCGGGGTGTTCCTCGCCTCAGCGGTTCTGGTGCTTGTCCTGCTGCGCCCGGATCCGCTGCTGACGGCACGGGCGCTTGCCCCGGCAGACCGCTCCCCCGAGGGGCGTTCGCTGAGGGCGGGGATGCGTGCTGTGCGCGAATCGCCGATGGCGCAGCTCGCGCTGGTCACCGTCGCCGCCTCGCACACCGCGATGGTGTCGATCATGTCGATGACCCCGGTGGCGCTCAGCCACCACGGCGCGGGCATCGAGCTGATCGGCCTGGTGATCAGCGGCCATATCGCGGGCATGTACGCGTTCTCGCCGGTCATGGGCTGGCTGGCGGACCGTATCGGCAGACTCGCCGTCATCGGTCTGGCGGCCGGGCTGATCTCCTTGGCCGCACTTCTCGCCGGCACGGCGGGGGCAAGCCACGGGCAGACGGCCGCCGGCCTCTTCGTTCTCGGCCTGGGCTGGTCGGCCGGCCTGGTGTCCGGCTCCACGCTGCTCACCGATTCGGTTCCGCAGCCTGCCCGCGCCGCCGTGCAGGGCCTGTCCGACCTGACCATGAACACCTCGGCGGGGATCGGCGGCGCGGCGGCCGGGCTGATCGTCGCGCAGGCGAGCTACGGCTGGCTGAACGTTGTCGGCGCCTGCCTGCTCCTGCCGATGGCGGCTCTGGCCGTACGCAGGGCGCTCAGATGA
- a CDS encoding TerC family protein: MDVSMTLWVLTILGLSALIAIDFFIGRKPHDVSIKEAGIWTVVWIVLAAIFGLGLLVFGGSQASGEFFAGFVTEKSLSVDNLFVFVLIMAKFSVPSHLQQRVLLVGVLIALVLRAIFIAAGAAMIASFAWVFYIFGAFLIYTAWKLIQEARSDDEEEEFEENRLLKSIENRFGVADKYHGTKLFVRTNGKRVLTPLMVVMLAIGTTDVLFALDSIPAIFGLTQDPYIVFTANAFALMGLRQLYFLIGGLLRKLVHLSYGLSVILGFIGVKLVLHALHESGVHVPEISIPFSLAVICGVLVVTTITSLIASKRQSERDAAESAEAEQKGSVEV, encoded by the coding sequence GTGGACGTTTCAATGACCCTGTGGGTGCTGACCATTCTTGGTCTGAGCGCCCTGATCGCGATCGACTTCTTCATCGGGCGCAAGCCGCATGATGTGTCGATCAAGGAAGCCGGGATCTGGACCGTCGTCTGGATCGTCCTGGCCGCCATCTTCGGCCTCGGCCTGCTGGTCTTCGGCGGCAGCCAGGCGTCCGGCGAGTTCTTCGCGGGCTTCGTCACCGAGAAGTCGCTCAGCGTCGACAACCTCTTCGTCTTCGTCCTGATCATGGCGAAGTTCTCGGTGCCGTCGCACCTCCAGCAGCGTGTCCTGCTCGTCGGTGTGCTGATCGCCCTCGTCCTGCGCGCCATCTTCATCGCCGCGGGCGCCGCGATGATCGCAAGCTTCGCGTGGGTCTTCTACATCTTCGGCGCGTTCCTCATCTACACCGCCTGGAAGCTCATCCAGGAGGCGCGATCGGACGACGAGGAAGAGGAGTTCGAGGAGAACCGCCTGCTGAAGTCCATCGAGAACCGCTTCGGTGTGGCCGACAAGTACCACGGCACCAAGCTTTTCGTCCGTACCAACGGCAAGCGCGTGCTGACCCCGCTGATGGTGGTCATGCTCGCCATCGGCACCACCGATGTGCTGTTCGCGCTGGACTCCATACCCGCGATCTTCGGCCTGACGCAGGACCCCTACATCGTCTTCACGGCGAACGCGTTCGCACTGATGGGTCTGCGTCAGCTGTACTTCCTCATCGGCGGACTGCTGCGGAAGCTGGTCCACCTCAGCTACGGCCTGTCGGTGATCCTCGGCTTCATCGGGGTCAAGCTGGTACTCCATGCCCTGCACGAGAGCGGGGTGCATGTCCCCGAAATCTCGATTCCGTTCTCGCTCGCGGTCATCTGCGGCGTGCTGGTCGTCACCACGATCACGAGCCTGATCGCCTCCAAGAGGCAGTCGGAGCGGGACGCGGCGGAGTCGGCCGAGGCGGAGCAGAAGGGCAGCGTGGAGGTCTGA
- a CDS encoding TerC family protein, producing the protein MNELSYAVPLWVWAAVTLGIGVMLAVDLIAHRDNHVIGFREAALWSGLWIAIGLGFGLILWAWQGGEASSTYYAGYLIEKALSIDNVFVFALVFSFFAVPDAYQHKVLFWGVIGALAARLVFIFIGAELLQVFFWTAYLFGAFLIWTGYKMAVSKDEEVHPDRNPVVRLVKKIIPTDPRFHGDRFFIRVSGKRIATLLFVVLVAVEATDLIFAVDSVAAVLAITTNTFIVWTANAFAVLGLRSLYFCLAGLLRRFQYLHYGLAVLLAFAGVKLILSETPVGKLPIPLTLGVIAVTITVSIAWSLIATRGEDSDSGEPASQTDHTADTQPHPATGAHASTPSASPHHPEGRPS; encoded by the coding sequence ATGAATGAACTGTCGTACGCCGTCCCGCTGTGGGTATGGGCCGCGGTCACGCTCGGCATCGGCGTGATGCTCGCCGTCGACCTGATCGCCCACCGCGACAACCACGTGATCGGCTTCCGCGAGGCCGCGCTGTGGAGCGGCCTGTGGATCGCCATCGGCCTCGGCTTCGGCCTGATCCTGTGGGCGTGGCAGGGAGGCGAGGCATCGTCGACGTACTACGCCGGCTACCTGATCGAAAAGGCCCTGTCGATCGACAACGTCTTCGTCTTCGCGCTGGTCTTCTCCTTTTTCGCGGTACCTGACGCCTACCAGCACAAGGTCCTGTTCTGGGGCGTCATCGGCGCGCTCGCGGCCCGGCTGGTGTTCATCTTCATCGGCGCCGAACTGCTCCAGGTCTTCTTCTGGACCGCCTACCTCTTCGGGGCATTCCTCATCTGGACCGGCTACAAGATGGCCGTCTCCAAGGACGAAGAGGTCCACCCCGACCGCAATCCCGTCGTCCGCCTCGTCAAGAAGATCATCCCCACCGATCCGCGATTCCACGGCGACAGGTTCTTCATCCGCGTCAGCGGCAAGCGCATCGCCACGCTGCTGTTCGTGGTCCTGGTCGCCGTCGAGGCCACCGACCTCATCTTCGCGGTCGACTCCGTCGCCGCCGTCCTGGCGATCACCACCAACACCTTCATCGTCTGGACCGCCAACGCATTCGCCGTCCTCGGCCTGCGCAGCCTGTACTTCTGCCTCGCCGGGCTGCTGCGCCGCTTCCAATACCTGCACTACGGACTGGCGGTGCTGCTCGCGTTCGCCGGCGTCAAGCTCATCCTCTCGGAGACGCCCGTCGGCAAGCTGCCCATTCCGCTCACCCTCGGCGTCATCGCCGTCACCATCACCGTCTCCATCGCCTGGTCCCTGATCGCCACCCGCGGCGAGGACAGCGACAGCGGCGAACCCGCATCCCAGACGGACCACACGGCCGACACGCAGCCACACCCTGCCACCGGCGCCCACGCCTCGACCCCCTCCGCCAGCCCGCACCATCCGGAAGGACGGCCGTCATGA
- a CDS encoding MHYT domain-containing protein, with protein sequence MQGTVDGFSYGLVTPVAAYLMACLGGALGLRCTTRSVRNGRSFKPGWLALGATAIGSGIWTMHFVAMMGFTVAEAPISYDRTTTFASLAVAIVMVGIGIFIVGYRGATPMALVTGGTITGLGVATMHYLGMAGMRLDGQLEYDTLTVALSVVIAVVAATSALWAAVSIHGFLASLGASLVMGVAVSGMHYTGMAAVSVHLHAAAGPSGGGEAAAALLAPLLVGPVVFLLLAGVVVMFDPLLVMGEPDWRSLDAAALRPGVPAQRTRAASGQPTSWAADRSARRELLRSRDRWPR encoded by the coding sequence ATGCAGGGGACTGTCGACGGATTCAGCTACGGCCTCGTCACGCCCGTGGCGGCCTACCTCATGGCATGCCTCGGCGGGGCCCTCGGCCTGCGCTGCACCACCAGATCCGTCCGCAACGGGCGCTCTTTCAAGCCGGGCTGGCTCGCCCTGGGCGCCACTGCGATCGGCTCGGGCATCTGGACGATGCACTTCGTCGCGATGATGGGCTTCACCGTCGCCGAGGCGCCCATCAGCTATGACAGAACGACGACGTTCGCCAGCCTCGCCGTCGCGATCGTGATGGTGGGCATAGGGATCTTCATCGTGGGCTACCGCGGCGCCACCCCGATGGCGCTGGTCACCGGCGGCACGATCACCGGCCTCGGGGTGGCCACCATGCACTACCTCGGTATGGCGGGTATGCGACTCGACGGTCAGCTCGAGTACGACACCCTGACCGTCGCCCTCTCCGTGGTGATCGCGGTCGTCGCCGCCACCTCAGCCCTGTGGGCGGCCGTGTCGATTCATGGCTTCCTGGCGAGCCTCGGCGCCAGCCTCGTGATGGGTGTCGCCGTGAGCGGCATGCACTACACGGGGATGGCGGCGGTCAGCGTCCACCTGCACGCGGCAGCCGGCCCCTCAGGCGGCGGCGAGGCGGCCGCCGCGCTGCTCGCGCCCCTGCTCGTCGGCCCGGTCGTCTTCCTGCTCCTCGCCGGAGTGGTGGTGATGTTCGACCCGCTGCTGGTGATGGGTGAGCCGGACTGGCGGTCCCTCGATGCGGCCGCCCTGCGCCCCGGAGTGCCCGCCCAGCGCACGAGGGCTGCGAGCGGGCAGCCCACGAGCTGGGCCGCCGACCGTTCCGCGCGCCGGGAGCTCCTGCGCTCCCGCGACCGATGGCCCCGGTGA
- a CDS encoding TerD family protein, protein MTAELVRGQNHPLSDTRLEIRVSAGHPVVACATCSDGQGTVREEWIAHPGAPTVPGVVVPRGATEAPRFTIDLDAVPEAAQQVNVLLALPEGMGGPAHFGATAAPFLAVTGGGDVEVARFTITGLDTETALVAVELYRRQGAWKVRAVGQGYAGGLVQLLADQGLATALEKAADIQGAAGGRRAPRAEPAQLRTSAADSAYAAPDLPRSEQTPAPGPDATLPDGLTGPGRQPASTGPQQTPTPDAPQTPGGPINYAHPRRQSVAPPPPPPAAAPARPGEPAAPVAGDATGWSMEERLYNQIWGMFEDLARSVAAYRSAVDFAETRMDQELDQVLSDPRSRIGGTGDAAREAARAKCEQLTDQARQALDRDLAQLGAESDVVEPALPPAFARWDNPAWHAYRVPMEVPMALRLGDLQLPESPELRIPLLVRLPLERGLWVDSGRTGSEAAMTLDEAQLRRLAMDSAVAHAARLLAVYPPGDFTVHVIDPAGAAAASLAPLVDSGVLAGPPAAGAQGVSATLATLTQRVDLVTMAVRGGAADALPPDLDTAEQLLIVNDFPHGFDDRAVTQLRYLADEGPAVGVHLLMVADREDASAYGPVLDPLWRSLLRITPVPDDHLADPWVRHAWTYEPLTVPPGSDVLRQVLGKVSAARREWGR, encoded by the coding sequence ATGACGGCCGAGCTGGTCCGGGGGCAGAACCACCCCTTGTCCGACACCCGCCTGGAGATCCGGGTGTCGGCCGGCCACCCAGTCGTCGCCTGCGCCACCTGCTCGGACGGGCAGGGGACCGTACGCGAGGAATGGATAGCCCACCCCGGTGCCCCAACAGTGCCCGGGGTCGTGGTGCCCCGAGGCGCCACCGAGGCACCCCGGTTCACGATCGACCTGGACGCGGTGCCCGAGGCGGCGCAGCAGGTCAATGTGCTGCTCGCGCTCCCCGAAGGGATGGGTGGCCCGGCCCACTTCGGCGCCACCGCGGCCCCGTTCCTCGCCGTCACGGGCGGGGGTGACGTTGAGGTCGCCAGATTCACCATCACCGGTCTGGACACCGAGACCGCGCTCGTTGCCGTCGAGTTGTACCGCCGCCAGGGCGCCTGGAAGGTCCGCGCGGTGGGCCAGGGATACGCCGGCGGGCTCGTGCAACTGCTGGCCGACCAGGGGCTGGCCACGGCCCTTGAGAAGGCTGCGGACATCCAGGGCGCGGCGGGCGGCCGTCGCGCGCCCCGGGCCGAACCGGCGCAGCTGCGGACGAGCGCCGCCGACAGCGCGTACGCTGCGCCCGACCTGCCGCGGTCGGAGCAGACGCCCGCGCCCGGCCCCGACGCCACGCTCCCCGACGGCCTCACGGGCCCCGGCCGGCAGCCGGCCTCCACGGGCCCCCAGCAGACCCCCACGCCCGACGCCCCACAGACACCGGGCGGGCCCATCAACTACGCGCACCCGCGCCGCCAGTCGGTCGCGCCCCCGCCGCCGCCCCCGGCGGCCGCGCCGGCCCGGCCCGGCGAGCCCGCAGCGCCCGTCGCGGGAGATGCCACCGGCTGGTCAATGGAGGAGCGGCTCTACAACCAGATCTGGGGGATGTTCGAGGACCTGGCCCGCAGCGTCGCCGCGTACCGCAGCGCCGTCGACTTCGCCGAGACGCGGATGGACCAGGAGCTCGACCAGGTGCTGTCCGACCCGCGCAGCCGAATCGGCGGCACCGGGGACGCGGCGCGTGAGGCGGCCCGCGCCAAGTGCGAGCAGCTGACCGATCAGGCCCGCCAAGCCCTCGACCGTGATCTGGCCCAGCTCGGCGCCGAGTCCGATGTCGTCGAGCCCGCGCTGCCGCCCGCCTTCGCCCGCTGGGACAACCCCGCGTGGCACGCGTACCGCGTCCCGATGGAGGTCCCGATGGCTCTGCGCCTCGGCGATCTCCAGTTGCCCGAGAGCCCGGAGCTGCGAATTCCGCTGCTGGTACGGCTGCCGCTGGAGCGCGGGCTGTGGGTGGACAGCGGACGCACCGGTTCCGAGGCCGCGATGACGCTGGACGAGGCACAGCTGCGCAGGCTCGCCATGGACAGCGCGGTCGCGCACGCCGCCCGGCTGCTCGCGGTCTATCCGCCCGGCGACTTCACGGTCCATGTCATCGACCCGGCGGGCGCAGCGGCCGCGTCGCTCGCGCCGCTGGTCGACTCCGGGGTCCTCGCCGGGCCGCCGGCGGCCGGCGCCCAGGGTGTGAGTGCCACGCTGGCCACGCTCACCCAGCGGGTGGACCTGGTGACCATGGCGGTACGCGGCGGCGCGGCAGACGCGCTCCCGCCGGACCTGGACACGGCGGAGCAGCTGCTGATCGTCAACGACTTCCCGCACGGCTTCGACGACCGCGCGGTCACTCAGCTTCGCTATCTCGCCGACGAGGGTCCGGCCGTCGGCGTCCATCTGCTGATGGTCGCGGACCGCGAGGACGCGAGCGCGTACGGCCCGGTCCTTGACCCTCTGTGGCGCTCCCTGCTGCGCATCACCCCGGTCCCGGACGACCACCTGGCCGATCCGTGGGTCCGGCACGCCTGGACGTATGAACCGCTGACGGTCCCGCCGGGCAGCGACGTGCTGCGTCAGGTGCTGGGCAAGGTGTCCGCCGCCCGCCGTGAATGGGGCCGCTGA